From the genome of Salvelinus alpinus chromosome 19, SLU_Salpinus.1, whole genome shotgun sequence, one region includes:
- the LOC139545639 gene encoding leucine zipper putative tumor suppressor 1-like isoform X1 yields MGSVSSLISGHSLHSKHCQATEYKLKKAGHPRKTGRSLDGLLKYSFAQGSSNNTSKAISQAGRSEDFFYIKVSHKPRTTHQRGIPTEDHLGQGHFTDTEPDSRVPPKLLPMSGKLEKNTENALIRPTAFKPVIPRSTSSTETRDNLTHLLIPPERTKDSQGHKQDTFSVTLSDSGQDSMSSLPTQSTNGSLSASTGPLSQCAGGSAHGMTHPLQPPRSTWTNGNGIRASARVAALSNGGAVKANRDAVSIPSTQQHIPLLEEMGGCNRSPISMDESLIELLEQRLLESETELQELQVSFEEKEVDTCQLFEERQRYCVEEMEGLKQRCSTKLRQVSHRAVRNHQALQLQVSQLQQDKQRLQDELARMTQEKDLTEVKLRSFEREKTQLEPNLEETQWEVCQKTGEISLLKQHLRDSQADVTHKLNDIVSLKVSLKETRAKMEALGQQNKEQEDKIRSRSVEVEVCHNELQRKKNEADLLREKVGILETDIKGIKKDLALAKEQRQQQKAKLEAQAQQRSDQSGGREGCMSTDSLQGEVERLKGELREERETQERLFNSFEHERQTWNKEKDRVIKYQNQLQLNYLQMHKKNQDLERILQELTVELESRPELDVDIHSSGLHYEDMIATEI; encoded by the exons ATGGGAAGCGTCAGCAGCCTCATCTCAGGTCACAGTCTTCACAGCAAGCACTGTCAGGCCACGGAGTACAAATTAAAGAAAGCAGGCCATCCCCGGAAGACAGGCCGGAGCCTGGATGGCCTACTGAAGTATAGCTTTGCACAGGGGTCCTCCAACAACACATCTAAAGCCATCTCTCAGGCAGGCAGGAGTGAGGACTTCTTTTACATAAAAGTGAGCCACAAGCCGCGGACGACTCACCAGAGAGGCATCCCAACAGAGGACCATTTAGGACAGGGACATTTTACTGATACGGAACCAGACAGTAGAGTGCCACCTAAATTGCTGCCTATGTCTGGGAAACTGGAGAAG AATACCGAGAACGCTTTGATCCGGCCCACAGCCTTCAAGCCAGTCATCCCTAGGAGCACCTCTTCCACAGAGACTCGCGACAATCTCACCCACCTGCTTATTCCCCCAGAAAGGACCAAAGACTCCCAGGGGCACAAACAGGACACCTTTTCAGTGACCCTCTCAGACTCTGGGCAGGATTCGATGTCCAGCCTGCCTACTCAAAGCACCAATGGGAGCCTCAGTGCTTCCACAGGCCCATTGTCTCAGTGTGCAGGAGGCTCAGCCCATGGCATGACCCATCCCCTGCAGCCCCCCCGCTCTACATGGACCAATGGGAATGGCATTAGAGCCAGTGCTAGGGTTGCAGCTCTAAGCAATGGAGGGGCAGTGAAGGCTAACAGGGATGCCGTCTCCATACCGTCCACTCAGCAGCATATTCCTCTGTTGGAGGAGATGGGAGGCTGTAATCGCTCTCCCATCTCAATGGACGAGTCGCTCATTGAGCTGCTGGAGCAGAGGCTGCTGGAGAGtgagacagagctgcaggagctgCAGGTGAGCTTTGAGGAGAAAGAGGTGGACACTTGCCAGCTGTTTGAGGAGAGGCAGAGGTATTGTGTTGAGGAGATGGAGGGCCTGAAGCAGAGGTGCTCCACCAAGCTCAGGCAGGTCTCGCACAGGGCCGTGAGGAACCACCAGGCCTTGCAACTGCAGGTCAGTCAGCTGCAACAGGACAAGCAGAGGCTCCAGGATGAGCTGGCCAGGATGACCCAGGAAAAGGACCTGACGGAGGTCAAACTGAGGTCGTTTGAGAGGGAGAAAACCCAGCTCGAGCCCAACTTAGAGGAGACCCAGTGGGAG GTATGTCAAAAGACTGGGGAGATCTCCCTGCTGAAGCAGCATCTCAGGGACTCCCAGGCTGATGTCACTCACAAGCTGAATGACATCGTCAGCCTCAAGGTCTCACTGAAGGAGACTCGGGCCAAAATGGAGGCATTGGGGCAGCAGAACAAAGAACAAGAGGACAAGATACGCTCTCGCAGTGTGGAGGTCGAG GTATGCCACAATGAGCTCCAGCGCAAGAAGAACGAGGCTGATCTTCTAAGAGAAAAGGTGGGTATACTAGAGACAGACATCAAAGGAATTAAAAAGGATCTGGCCCTGGCAAAAGAACAGAGGCAGCAGCAGAAGGCCAAACTGGAGGCCCAGGCCCAGCAGAGGTCAGAccagagtggggggagagaagggTGCATGAGCACTGACTCCCtccagggagaggtggagagactgAAAGGGGAgctcagggaagagagagagactcaggaaAGGCTGTTCAACAGCTTTGAGCATGAAAGACAGACGTGGAACAAGGAGAAGGACAGAGTCATCAAGTACCAGAACCAGCTTCAGCTCAACTATCTGCAGATGCACAAGAAGAACCAAGATTTGGAGAGAATCCTGCAGGAGCTCACAGTGGAGCTGGAGAGTCGGCCGGAGCTCGACGTGGACATCCACAGCTCAGGGTTACACTATGAGGATATGATAGCCACAGAAATTTGA
- the LOC139545639 gene encoding leucine zipper putative tumor suppressor 1-like isoform X2, which yields MENTENALIRPTAFKPVIPRSTSSTETRDNLTHLLIPPERTKDSQGHKQDTFSVTLSDSGQDSMSSLPTQSTNGSLSASTGPLSQCAGGSAHGMTHPLQPPRSTWTNGNGIRASARVAALSNGGAVKANRDAVSIPSTQQHIPLLEEMGGCNRSPISMDESLIELLEQRLLESETELQELQVSFEEKEVDTCQLFEERQRYCVEEMEGLKQRCSTKLRQVSHRAVRNHQALQLQVSQLQQDKQRLQDELARMTQEKDLTEVKLRSFEREKTQLEPNLEETQWEVCQKTGEISLLKQHLRDSQADVTHKLNDIVSLKVSLKETRAKMEALGQQNKEQEDKIRSRSVEVEVCHNELQRKKNEADLLREKVGILETDIKGIKKDLALAKEQRQQQKAKLEAQAQQRSDQSGGREGCMSTDSLQGEVERLKGELREERETQERLFNSFEHERQTWNKEKDRVIKYQNQLQLNYLQMHKKNQDLERILQELTVELESRPELDVDIHSSGLHYEDMIATEI from the exons AATACCGAGAACGCTTTGATCCGGCCCACAGCCTTCAAGCCAGTCATCCCTAGGAGCACCTCTTCCACAGAGACTCGCGACAATCTCACCCACCTGCTTATTCCCCCAGAAAGGACCAAAGACTCCCAGGGGCACAAACAGGACACCTTTTCAGTGACCCTCTCAGACTCTGGGCAGGATTCGATGTCCAGCCTGCCTACTCAAAGCACCAATGGGAGCCTCAGTGCTTCCACAGGCCCATTGTCTCAGTGTGCAGGAGGCTCAGCCCATGGCATGACCCATCCCCTGCAGCCCCCCCGCTCTACATGGACCAATGGGAATGGCATTAGAGCCAGTGCTAGGGTTGCAGCTCTAAGCAATGGAGGGGCAGTGAAGGCTAACAGGGATGCCGTCTCCATACCGTCCACTCAGCAGCATATTCCTCTGTTGGAGGAGATGGGAGGCTGTAATCGCTCTCCCATCTCAATGGACGAGTCGCTCATTGAGCTGCTGGAGCAGAGGCTGCTGGAGAGtgagacagagctgcaggagctgCAGGTGAGCTTTGAGGAGAAAGAGGTGGACACTTGCCAGCTGTTTGAGGAGAGGCAGAGGTATTGTGTTGAGGAGATGGAGGGCCTGAAGCAGAGGTGCTCCACCAAGCTCAGGCAGGTCTCGCACAGGGCCGTGAGGAACCACCAGGCCTTGCAACTGCAGGTCAGTCAGCTGCAACAGGACAAGCAGAGGCTCCAGGATGAGCTGGCCAGGATGACCCAGGAAAAGGACCTGACGGAGGTCAAACTGAGGTCGTTTGAGAGGGAGAAAACCCAGCTCGAGCCCAACTTAGAGGAGACCCAGTGGGAG GTATGTCAAAAGACTGGGGAGATCTCCCTGCTGAAGCAGCATCTCAGGGACTCCCAGGCTGATGTCACTCACAAGCTGAATGACATCGTCAGCCTCAAGGTCTCACTGAAGGAGACTCGGGCCAAAATGGAGGCATTGGGGCAGCAGAACAAAGAACAAGAGGACAAGATACGCTCTCGCAGTGTGGAGGTCGAG GTATGCCACAATGAGCTCCAGCGCAAGAAGAACGAGGCTGATCTTCTAAGAGAAAAGGTGGGTATACTAGAGACAGACATCAAAGGAATTAAAAAGGATCTGGCCCTGGCAAAAGAACAGAGGCAGCAGCAGAAGGCCAAACTGGAGGCCCAGGCCCAGCAGAGGTCAGAccagagtggggggagagaagggTGCATGAGCACTGACTCCCtccagggagaggtggagagactgAAAGGGGAgctcagggaagagagagagactcaggaaAGGCTGTTCAACAGCTTTGAGCATGAAAGACAGACGTGGAACAAGGAGAAGGACAGAGTCATCAAGTACCAGAACCAGCTTCAGCTCAACTATCTGCAGATGCACAAGAAGAACCAAGATTTGGAGAGAATCCTGCAGGAGCTCACAGTGGAGCTGGAGAGTCGGCCGGAGCTCGACGTGGACATCCACAGCTCAGGGTTACACTATGAGGATATGATAGCCACAGAAATTTGA